A region from the Candidatus Electrothrix scaldis genome encodes:
- a CDS encoding diguanylate cyclase, producing the protein MLNTLHENELIDDRYLILNKLGKGGMSVVYRALDKEENKEVALKFLNPVNTLPYLELVVKFRNEVKVISKLDHPNIIKFHTTGDYNDIPYLVTEVLEGDSLAGLLRKGVKFTTNEALALIGKVAEALHCVHTHNIIHRDVKPSNIFIVNGVTEQPEIKLLDFGLAHIMELTDSDKEHDMSGTFAYMSPEATGIIRKQLDERSDLYSVGVIFYYLLTERLPFQSSTTAELLHQIAAMKAAPLHKLNPYLPDVIVRMVNRLLAKDQDERYQSAKGLLHDIERFLQGEQNFSIGEKDRNELRLTYQTKLVGREEELTQIKKLINRAARKQGSICLIGGEPGVGKSRLVKAIKEYVYIRGYTKGEIFIESHCIARENKIPYQSFSHALDEYIQKITRAGLEERTKETKRIRKMAGELGSVLIKLNPNLKELLGPVPDLQALEPEKENIRFIITAASFICNLVREDQVCILFLDDLQWADEGSLRLLEHIGTHIQTSNLLILGTYRSNEVDEQHALTRIKNNLESREDTLTEIQIEPLDQDRIVNMAANLLKEKNDHVQNIAKYLANKAEGNPFFTITLLKELVEQNAIVREQGVCRVDQEKISTLNLPNNIIDMLLLRTRELSEELEHLLKISSVLGKEFKIYLLYKLIEKDTVVIMGLIEEAIKKNLLEYSLRDRGLVQFAHDRIREAFLAKISEEERQEYHLKISYFLLEEYKGKEDEILFELTYHLMEGGDEEKGVEYALRAGAKAKTNHAHQDAVTYYIFAKELLDKKRNRTDKYINLLENLGESYRLIGRFDRSLEILKRCNELIPDKQIVRKSNVLSNIGDTLFEKGELASSFQVLEQALSLSEIRVPQSQFAVYIGLLTEFGEQMLHTWFPRFFLQKTYKKNNTIVVLRILNRLYKGYAFENMQKSLYCHLKSLNVAEKTGPCSQLAHCYILGGIIWSLIPWKYRSRRDSSKGLQTALIINDRMWEGSAYLGISLISFMFNRHQEGLEYSRKAISILKGLGEYWDLGVAYVFGIQLSIFSGQLNEALAVSEEFLSLAKEIHAQQNLGWALMMRGRVLTLIGDLDDSVIDEIKESTALMEKTNDKANILFSLSILSAAYLRRKKYADAIKTIEKVKILFQSHYNYGSWILDLFPLGAQIYLEYIVHTENISPNKKKEYLKNTLWFCKKSSKWSRKFLFLTGWHHQVTGSYYWLTKNKKKAIRHWEDGIIFLRNQTNDTYRLGCLLMEMGRFFIYDGDAQNRDRGRQYLSEAQNIFKKIGAKADHKNILILLGIQEPLPAAPEVFHEQETSPQLRFSSERKIITALETSRYLSSILDLDELLEKIMDKAIELLGAEKGILFLYPEDINRTKELEVRVSRNVECIIESDKDSFFTSRTIIRKVEKTKQPIIIEDAATHDAFKDQMSVINYSLRSVLCVPIQYRNILLGVIYLDNRMISGLFNREDLWVLELIASQAGVSIENARLFKKSVMDALTGIYNRAYFDNFLLHSTEEARNNRRKLSLILIDVDKFKIFNDTYGHQIGDVVLQRVAQEIRKNVRKHDVAARYGGDEFAVILPDTGKEEAGVIGRAINKAVYEHKVVHKNENGEQTLLKITASVGVAELQGDDRTELIENADKALYRVKELGRNCVVVWEEN; encoded by the coding sequence ATGCTGAACACCTTACATGAAAACGAGCTGATAGATGACAGATACCTCATCCTCAACAAACTGGGGAAAGGAGGAATGTCCGTGGTGTATCGCGCCCTTGATAAGGAAGAGAATAAAGAAGTCGCCCTTAAATTCCTGAATCCCGTCAACACCCTTCCTTATCTTGAATTAGTTGTCAAGTTCAGAAACGAAGTCAAGGTTATCAGCAAACTTGACCACCCAAATATTATTAAATTTCATACCACCGGCGATTATAACGATATACCCTATCTCGTTACAGAGGTACTGGAGGGTGACAGTCTCGCTGGCCTACTCAGAAAAGGAGTTAAGTTCACAACCAATGAGGCTCTTGCCCTTATTGGAAAAGTTGCTGAAGCACTGCACTGCGTCCACACCCACAATATTATTCACAGAGATGTAAAGCCAAGCAATATTTTTATTGTGAATGGAGTAACAGAGCAACCGGAAATCAAACTCCTGGATTTTGGCCTGGCCCATATCATGGAGCTGACGGATTCTGACAAAGAGCATGATATGTCAGGAACCTTCGCCTATATGTCACCGGAAGCGACAGGTATCATCCGAAAGCAGCTTGATGAACGGAGTGACCTTTATTCCGTCGGTGTCATCTTTTATTACCTCCTGACAGAACGACTTCCCTTTCAATCATCCACCACAGCGGAGCTACTTCACCAGATTGCGGCGATGAAAGCCGCTCCCCTGCACAAACTGAATCCCTACCTACCGGACGTCATCGTTCGTATGGTCAACCGACTTCTGGCTAAAGATCAGGACGAACGATATCAGAGCGCCAAGGGCCTACTCCACGACATTGAAAGATTCTTACAAGGCGAGCAGAATTTTTCCATAGGAGAAAAAGACCGCAATGAACTCCGTCTCACCTATCAGACAAAACTTGTAGGACGTGAGGAGGAGCTGACCCAAATAAAAAAACTGATCAACAGAGCTGCCCGTAAACAGGGGAGTATCTGCCTTATCGGCGGTGAGCCTGGAGTAGGAAAGAGCAGATTAGTCAAGGCAATCAAGGAATATGTCTATATACGAGGCTATACTAAGGGAGAGATATTTATAGAAAGTCATTGCATAGCCCGGGAAAACAAAATTCCGTACCAGTCCTTCAGTCATGCCCTTGATGAATATATTCAGAAAATAACCAGAGCCGGTCTTGAAGAGAGAACAAAGGAAACGAAAAGAATACGGAAAATGGCCGGAGAACTCGGATCAGTCCTGATCAAGCTGAATCCTAATCTAAAAGAGCTACTGGGACCGGTTCCTGACCTACAAGCATTGGAACCGGAAAAAGAAAACATAAGATTTATTATCACAGCTGCCTCTTTTATCTGCAATCTGGTACGAGAAGACCAGGTATGTATATTATTTTTAGATGATCTGCAATGGGCTGACGAGGGTAGCCTACGCCTATTGGAACACATAGGAACACATATTCAAACCTCCAATCTGCTGATTCTTGGCACCTACAGAAGTAATGAGGTGGATGAACAACATGCTCTGACTAGAATAAAAAATAATTTGGAGAGCCGAGAAGATACCCTGACCGAAATACAGATTGAGCCTCTGGATCAAGACAGAATCGTAAACATGGCAGCGAACCTGCTCAAAGAAAAAAACGATCATGTCCAGAATATTGCAAAATATCTAGCAAATAAAGCGGAAGGAAATCCTTTTTTTACCATCACGTTACTGAAAGAACTTGTTGAACAGAACGCTATTGTTCGAGAGCAGGGAGTTTGTAGAGTTGACCAAGAAAAAATAAGCACTCTGAATCTGCCGAACAACATTATTGATATGCTGTTGCTGCGGACGAGGGAGCTGTCGGAGGAATTGGAGCATCTGCTCAAAATAAGTTCGGTTCTCGGAAAGGAATTCAAAATCTATCTGCTTTATAAGCTCATAGAAAAAGACACTGTAGTTATTATGGGGTTGATAGAGGAGGCCATTAAGAAAAACCTTCTGGAATATTCACTCCGCGATAGGGGCTTGGTGCAATTTGCCCATGATCGCATTAGAGAGGCGTTTCTTGCAAAAATAAGCGAGGAGGAGCGCCAGGAATATCATTTAAAAATCAGCTATTTTCTACTGGAAGAATATAAAGGCAAGGAAGACGAAATACTCTTTGAATTAACCTATCACCTGATGGAAGGCGGTGACGAGGAAAAAGGAGTGGAATATGCCCTCAGAGCTGGAGCGAAAGCAAAGACTAATCATGCCCATCAGGACGCTGTAACATATTACATTTTTGCAAAAGAATTGCTGGACAAAAAGAGGAATAGAACTGACAAATATATCAACCTGCTTGAAAACCTAGGAGAGAGCTACAGACTGATCGGACGTTTCGACAGATCCCTTGAAATACTGAAACGATGCAACGAGCTTATTCCTGACAAACAGATAGTACGCAAAAGCAACGTATTGAGTAATATAGGGGATACGTTATTTGAAAAAGGCGAACTCGCCAGCAGTTTTCAAGTTTTAGAACAGGCATTGAGTTTATCAGAGATCAGAGTCCCACAGAGTCAATTCGCCGTCTATATCGGGCTACTGACAGAGTTCGGTGAACAGATGCTACATACTTGGTTTCCCCGCTTTTTTCTTCAGAAAACCTACAAAAAAAACAATACTATTGTAGTACTTCGTATACTGAACAGACTATATAAAGGATATGCATTTGAAAATATGCAAAAATCCCTCTACTGTCACTTAAAAAGTTTAAATGTTGCCGAAAAAACCGGCCCATGCTCACAACTTGCCCACTGTTATATACTCGGAGGAATTATATGGTCACTAATTCCCTGGAAATACAGATCACGGAGAGACTCTTCCAAAGGATTACAAACAGCATTGATCATAAATGACAGAATGTGGGAAGGAAGTGCTTACTTAGGGATCAGTCTGATCAGCTTTATGTTCAACAGGCATCAGGAAGGATTGGAATACTCCAGAAAAGCTATAAGTATACTAAAAGGATTAGGGGAGTATTGGGATCTAGGAGTAGCTTATGTTTTCGGAATACAGTTATCTATTTTTTCCGGGCAATTGAATGAAGCTCTGGCGGTCAGCGAAGAATTCCTTTCTTTAGCAAAAGAAATTCATGCCCAGCAGAATCTCGGCTGGGCATTGATGATGAGAGGCAGAGTGCTCACATTGATCGGAGACCTTGACGACTCCGTGATTGACGAAATAAAAGAAAGCACTGCTTTGATGGAAAAAACGAACGATAAAGCGAATATACTTTTCTCCCTATCAATCCTCTCCGCTGCCTACCTGAGAAGAAAAAAATATGCTGATGCAATAAAAACTATTGAAAAGGTGAAAATTCTTTTCCAAAGCCATTATAATTACGGATCATGGATCTTGGATTTATTTCCTTTGGGAGCACAAATATATTTAGAGTATATAGTTCATACTGAAAATATCTCGCCAAATAAAAAAAAAGAATACTTAAAAAATACGCTCTGGTTTTGTAAAAAATCATCCAAATGGAGCAGAAAATTTCTTTTTTTGACAGGGTGGCACCATCAAGTAACAGGCTCATATTATTGGCTGACAAAAAATAAAAAGAAAGCCATCCGTCATTGGGAGGATGGTATTATTTTCCTTCGAAACCAGACAAATGATACGTATCGGCTCGGTTGTCTCCTTATGGAGATGGGACGCTTCTTTATTTATGACGGCGACGCTCAAAATAGAGATAGGGGTAGACAATACCTCTCAGAAGCTCAAAATATTTTCAAAAAGATAGGAGCAAAGGCCGACCACAAAAATATACTAATTCTGTTAGGTATACAGGAGCCCTTACCTGCTGCACCGGAAGTTTTTCATGAGCAGGAAACTAGTCCTCAGTTGAGGTTCAGCTCAGAAAGAAAAATCATAACAGCCTTAGAAACAAGCCGTTACCTCAGTTCCATCCTTGACCTGGACGAACTTTTGGAAAAAATAATGGATAAGGCTATAGAGCTTCTCGGGGCTGAAAAAGGGATACTCTTTCTTTATCCAGAAGACATAAATCGCACGAAAGAACTGGAAGTGAGAGTGTCGAGAAATGTAGAATGTATAATAGAGAGTGACAAAGACAGCTTTTTCACCAGTCGCACTATTATTAGAAAAGTGGAAAAAACAAAACAACCTATTATTATTGAAGATGCGGCAACACATGATGCCTTCAAGGACCAGATGAGCGTTATAAACTACAGTTTACGCTCCGTACTTTGTGTACCGATACAGTACAGAAATATATTACTTGGAGTTATCTATCTCGATAACCGAATGATCAGCGGTTTGTTTAACAGAGAGGATCTCTGGGTATTGGAATTGATTGCGAGTCAGGCGGGTGTTTCCATTGAAAATGCCCGATTATTCAAAAAATCTGTTATGGATGCCTTAACCGGGATATACAATCGTGCCTATTTCGATAATTTTTTATTGCACAGCACTGAAGAGGCAAGGAATAACAGGAGAAAGTTGAGTCTGATACTTATTGATGTCGATAAATTCAAAATATTTAATGACACTTACGGGCACCAGATCGGAGATGTCGTTTTACAGCGTGTCGCTCAGGAAATCAGAAAAAATGTGCGGAAACATGATGTGGCGGCACGTTACGGGGGGGATGAATTTGCCGTCATTCTACCGGATACAGGAAAAGAA
- a CDS encoding GDP-L-fucose synthase translates to MSTTPSSPLTNATIYVAGHRGLVGSAICRALEQQGCTRILTRTHAELDLTDQTAVRTFFDKHRPDYVFLSAAKVGGIHANDSYPADFIRDNLLIQTNIIDSAYQCGSKKLLFLGSSCIYPKFAPQPMQEDHLLTGELEPTNEWYAIAKIAGIKMCQAYHRQHGFNAISLMPTNLYGPGDNFDLKNSHVLPALIRKFHEAKLQDLPEVEVWGTGTPKREFLHVDDLAAACLFLMKNYDDPAIVNVGSGEEVSIAELAQLVAQAVGYEGTIRYNTDMPDGTPRKFLDVSRLSSLGWTSQISLPKGIADTYAWFLANEGALRK, encoded by the coding sequence ATGTCAACAACACCTTCATCCCCCTTGACTAATGCTACCATCTACGTAGCTGGTCACCGAGGCCTGGTGGGCTCTGCCATCTGCCGCGCTCTGGAACAGCAAGGCTGCACCCGGATACTCACCCGTACCCATGCGGAATTAGACCTGACGGATCAGACAGCTGTTCGCACCTTCTTTGACAAGCATCGTCCCGACTATGTCTTTCTTTCTGCGGCTAAGGTAGGAGGCATCCACGCCAACGACAGCTACCCTGCCGACTTTATCCGTGATAACCTGCTGATCCAGACTAATATCATTGATTCAGCCTACCAATGCGGGAGCAAGAAGCTGCTCTTCCTGGGCTCCTCCTGCATTTACCCTAAGTTTGCTCCTCAACCCATGCAGGAGGACCACCTACTCACCGGAGAGTTGGAACCCACCAATGAGTGGTATGCCATTGCCAAGATCGCGGGTATCAAGATGTGCCAGGCCTACCACCGCCAGCATGGCTTTAACGCCATCAGCCTGATGCCCACCAACCTGTACGGACCCGGTGATAACTTTGATCTCAAGAACTCCCATGTGCTTCCGGCCTTGATTCGGAAATTCCACGAGGCCAAACTCCAAGACCTGCCCGAGGTAGAGGTCTGGGGCACAGGCACACCCAAACGGGAATTCCTGCATGTGGATGACCTTGCAGCGGCCTGTCTCTTCTTGATGAAGAACTACGATGATCCTGCTATCGTTAATGTGGGATCAGGTGAAGAGGTGAGTATTGCCGAGCTGGCCCAGCTTGTGGCTCAGGCCGTAGGCTACGAAGGCACGATACGCTATAATACTGACATGCCGGACGGCACGCCACGAAAGTTCCTTGATGTTTCAAGACTTTCCAGTCTCGGCTGGACCAGCCAGATCAGCCTCCCAAAAGGTATAGCTGATACCTATGCTTGGTTCTTGGCCAATGAAGGGGCTTTACGAAAATAA
- the cysS gene encoding cysteine--tRNA ligase, translated as MKIYNTLARKKETFFPLEEGHVRLYVCGITSYDYCHIGHARSALVFDMVVRYLRYRGYKVTFVRNFTDIDDKIIARAAEQGVDSGELAERFIDEFYTDMDALGILRADIEPKATEHIQEMIDLVADLIGKGLAYPAGGDVYYRVRKFAEYGTLSGRKLEDMQAGARIDINEQKEDPMDFVLWKGAKPGEPKWQSPWGEGRPGWHIECSAMSRKYLGQTFDIHGGGKDLIFPHHENELAQSVGANQCAFANLWMHHGFVTIKDEKMSKSLGNFLTIRDVLREYPAETLRLFIFSTQYRNPLDFSETALQDAQTGLDRMYDCLAKISEVVQAAGADGGTPSADNPVIGQKDRKKIESLRQRFETAMDNDFNTAQALGHLFDGVKVLNKACRMLDSQPGTAEDLELLQQAGVTLQELTGLLGVVQQDPVQYMQAKKDKLLASITLAEDEINTLIAERNAARERKDWAVSDAVRDKLLAHNVELYDGPDGTTWGAKA; from the coding sequence ATGAAAATATATAACACATTAGCGAGAAAAAAGGAAACATTCTTCCCCCTTGAGGAAGGTCATGTTCGACTTTACGTCTGCGGAATAACTTCCTACGATTATTGCCATATTGGGCATGCACGTTCAGCCTTGGTTTTTGATATGGTGGTTCGTTATTTGCGATATCGTGGTTATAAGGTAACTTTTGTCCGTAATTTTACTGATATTGATGATAAGATTATTGCCAGGGCAGCAGAGCAGGGGGTGGACTCTGGGGAACTGGCAGAGCGCTTTATTGATGAGTTCTATACGGATATGGATGCCCTCGGGATACTCAGGGCAGATATCGAGCCCAAGGCCACTGAACATATCCAGGAGATGATAGACCTAGTTGCTGATCTTATTGGAAAAGGATTGGCGTATCCTGCTGGAGGAGATGTCTACTATAGGGTGCGTAAATTCGCTGAGTACGGAACCCTTTCAGGAAGGAAGCTTGAGGATATGCAAGCCGGGGCCCGGATAGATATTAATGAGCAGAAAGAGGACCCTATGGACTTTGTCCTCTGGAAAGGAGCAAAACCTGGAGAGCCCAAATGGCAAAGTCCCTGGGGCGAGGGGCGTCCTGGCTGGCATATTGAATGCTCTGCCATGAGCCGCAAGTATCTCGGGCAGACCTTTGATATACATGGCGGTGGAAAAGATCTGATTTTTCCTCATCATGAGAATGAGTTGGCCCAGTCTGTTGGGGCGAACCAGTGTGCCTTTGCCAATCTCTGGATGCATCACGGTTTTGTTACCATTAAGGACGAAAAAATGTCCAAGTCCCTGGGTAACTTCCTGACTATACGAGACGTACTCCGGGAGTACCCGGCTGAGACCCTCCGTCTCTTTATCTTCTCTACCCAGTATCGTAATCCTCTCGACTTTAGTGAGACTGCTCTGCAGGATGCCCAAACCGGTTTGGACAGGATGTACGACTGTCTTGCCAAGATCAGCGAGGTTGTGCAGGCAGCTGGCGCTGATGGGGGGACTCCTTCAGCTGACAACCCGGTCATCGGACAGAAGGATAGAAAGAAGATTGAGTCATTGCGTCAGCGTTTCGAGACAGCAATGGATAACGACTTCAACACGGCCCAAGCTTTGGGGCATCTTTTTGATGGAGTGAAGGTGTTGAATAAGGCCTGTCGGATGTTGGACTCTCAGCCTGGAACAGCCGAAGATCTGGAACTCCTCCAGCAGGCAGGAGTCACCTTGCAGGAGCTGACCGGTTTGCTTGGTGTGGTGCAGCAGGACCCGGTGCAGTATATGCAAGCCAAGAAAGACAAGCTTCTGGCCTCAATCACCCTGGCTGAAGACGAGATTAATACTCTTATTGCGGAGCGAAATGCAGCCAGGGAACGGAAGGATTGGGCTGTCAGTGATGCTGTCCGGGATAAGCTCCTTGCGCATAATGTGGAACTTTACGATGGCCCGGACGGAACCACCTGGGGAGCAAAGGCCTAA
- a CDS encoding Kazal-type serine protease inhibitor domain-containing protein, with the protein MKQYIMLFFCCCTIIILSGCTHKPITDEDLTCGGRGNGPCPTDQYCSYPEGANCGKTDMTGVCKPKPEICTKEYIPVCGCDGQTYGNDCMAAAAGVSVASQGKCSDGGSQMTCGGIAGIMCPKGMLCYDIPGDGCDPSKGGADCMGICK; encoded by the coding sequence ATGAAGCAGTACATTATGTTGTTTTTCTGTTGTTGTACAATCATTATTCTGAGTGGGTGTACTCATAAGCCTATTACTGATGAGGATCTTACCTGTGGGGGGCGGGGCAACGGCCCTTGCCCGACGGATCAGTACTGTTCCTATCCTGAAGGGGCCAATTGCGGTAAAACTGATATGACCGGTGTCTGCAAGCCAAAGCCGGAGATTTGTACCAAGGAATACATCCCTGTGTGTGGATGTGACGGTCAAACCTACGGCAATGACTGCATGGCTGCTGCTGCTGGCGTTTCTGTTGCGTCTCAGGGGAAATGTAGCGATGGTGGCTCGCAGATGACTTGCGGTGGAATTGCCGGAATTATGTGCCCCAAAGGGATGCTTTGTTATGATATCCCCGGTGATGGTTGCGACCCGTCCAAAGGCGGTGCGGATTGCATGGGAATCTGCAAGTAA